One part of the Oceanihabitans sp. IOP_32 genome encodes these proteins:
- a CDS encoding CBASS cGAMP-activated phospholipase, whose amino-acid sequence MKNTKFKILSIDGGGIKGVFPALFLTLLEDELKNRSDGKTKIYQYFDLITGTSTGGIIAIALALGIPAKEIYQLYLDNAKKIFGSKKPFFIGQILNSAHEREFLENLIREKFRDANNGIEPRLSDCKTDVCIPIYDLIQGNPSVLKTKYHPAFERDYHIPAYQAAMATSAAPTYFDPYTSEYIDLNGTQKDFVNKVDGGIMANNPTLVAVLEALKAFKVEMSQLEILSLGTGYKKFTDGNSRKKWGLHYWMVKNSRKRLVDLFMQSQSQLVANYISLLYQGIDRSERDNPNFVYDRIDVLLNEDNNIEMDESDRIKIKNFAELASIEFQHNRTTILKNHFY is encoded by the coding sequence ATGAAGAATACAAAATTTAAAATATTGTCGATTGATGGCGGTGGCATTAAAGGTGTTTTCCCTGCATTGTTCTTAACACTTTTAGAAGACGAATTGAAAAATCGCTCTGATGGCAAAACTAAAATTTATCAGTATTTCGACTTGATTACAGGAACATCAACTGGTGGCATTATTGCTATTGCATTAGCCTTGGGAATACCTGCAAAAGAAATATATCAACTTTATTTGGATAATGCCAAGAAAATTTTTGGCAGCAAAAAACCTTTTTTCATTGGTCAAATCCTTAATTCAGCACACGAAAGAGAATTTTTGGAAAACCTTATTCGTGAAAAGTTCAGAGATGCAAACAATGGAATTGAACCAAGGCTTAGCGATTGCAAAACAGATGTTTGTATTCCTATCTATGATTTGATACAAGGCAACCCAAGTGTGTTAAAAACCAAATATCATCCAGCTTTTGAGCGAGATTATCACATTCCGGCTTATCAAGCTGCTATGGCCACTTCTGCTGCACCTACATATTTCGACCCATATACCTCAGAATATATTGACCTTAATGGCACACAAAAAGACTTTGTAAACAAAGTTGATGGTGGTATAATGGCAAACAACCCTACATTAGTAGCGGTTCTAGAAGCCTTAAAGGCTTTTAAAGTTGAAATGTCTCAGCTCGAAATCCTTTCACTTGGAACTGGATATAAAAAGTTTACCGATGGTAATTCCCGTAAAAAATGGGGTTTGCATTATTGGATGGTAAAGAATAGTAGAAAAAGGCTTGTTGACTTATTTATGCAAAGCCAATCACAATTAGTTGCAAATTACATAAGCCTGCTTTACCAAGGGATAGACAGAAGTGAAAGAGATAATCCAAATTTTGTCTATGACCGGATAGATGTTTTGTTGAACGAGGATAATAATATCGAAATGGACGAATCTGACAGAATTAAAATTAAGAATTTTGCAGAATTAGCATCTATTGAATTTCAACACAACAGGACTACTATTCTGAAAAATCACTTTTATTAA
- a CDS encoding MFS transporter, whose amino-acid sequence MSLFVVMLGYGILLPTLPYYTERLAIKGNLDTDLINFHIGLLTSIYPFFQLLFVVVWGKLSDKYGRKPIIICGLIGFVIMQLLTGLATSLTMLYVARIFGGIFTSAVIPVSNAYLSDITSEKRRTKIMAWSGVAISSGVIFGPVIGGLLSQTDLHLQYSFGLLHLDRFSTPFLFAALLGLIVLFIVMKWLKNTTRVHKFTTQKVRLRFTFTKYFAVLLVLSFVIQFVVTLFETVFSIYGKDELGFNSNQIGIGFMLCGSIMAVLQPVFATYGEKFLSTKKQIALGLFISGLSLIVFPFFKNEYLVYVLIVVFAAGGAMVTPNLLSAVSLISKQNTGRNISIQSSTNSVGQILGPVLGTWLLSGGFYYPFIIAGSIILAVIGFLFFFKNPP is encoded by the coding sequence TTGAGTTTATTTGTAGTGATGTTGGGCTATGGTATATTATTGCCAACCCTTCCTTACTATACCGAAAGGCTAGCAATAAAGGGCAATCTCGACACCGACCTTATCAACTTCCATATTGGATTGCTTACGAGCATCTATCCATTTTTTCAATTACTATTCGTAGTGGTTTGGGGAAAGCTTTCAGATAAATATGGTCGAAAACCTATAATCATTTGTGGACTAATCGGTTTTGTAATTATGCAATTGCTCACTGGTCTTGCCACATCTCTAACAATGCTTTATGTTGCTCGAATTTTTGGTGGTATTTTCACATCAGCAGTTATTCCAGTTAGCAACGCATATTTAAGCGACATTACTTCTGAAAAACGGAGAACAAAAATAATGGCCTGGTCAGGCGTTGCCATTAGCTCTGGGGTTATTTTTGGTCCTGTTATTGGTGGGTTACTTTCACAAACTGACCTTCATTTACAATATTCTTTTGGTCTGCTACATTTAGACCGATTTTCAACGCCATTTCTTTTCGCAGCACTACTAGGATTGATTGTCCTATTTATTGTTATGAAATGGTTAAAAAACACTACACGTGTACATAAGTTCACAACCCAAAAAGTGAGGTTGCGATTCACATTTACCAAATATTTTGCCGTATTACTGGTTCTGTCGTTTGTCATCCAATTTGTAGTAACGCTGTTTGAAACCGTCTTTTCAATATATGGGAAAGATGAATTAGGGTTTAACAGTAACCAAATAGGTATTGGTTTTATGCTATGTGGTTCAATAATGGCTGTTTTACAACCTGTGTTCGCTACTTATGGAGAGAAGTTTTTATCGACAAAGAAACAAATTGCATTAGGGTTGTTTATATCTGGATTATCCTTAATTGTCTTTCCTTTTTTTAAGAATGAATACTTGGTATATGTATTAATCGTTGTTTTCGCTGCTGGAGGTGCTATGGTAACCCCAAATTTACTTTCTGCGGTTTCATTAATATCAAAGCAAAATACTGGCAGGAACATTTCTATTCAGAGCTCTACTAATAGTGTTGGTCAAATTCTAGGGCCTGTTTTAGGGACTTGGTTGCTTTCAGGCGGTTTTTACTACCCTTTTATAATTGCTGGCAGCATTATTTTGGCTGTTATTGGTTTTTTATTCTTTTTCAAAAACCCGCCATAA
- a CDS encoding helix-turn-helix domain-containing protein, giving the protein MPANIITTDDLREFKIELLDDIKNLLSKQATGKLKKYLKSSEVMDLLQVSPGTLQNLRINGTLPYTKVGGIIYYDAEEIQNVMTSNRVQHKLNS; this is encoded by the coding sequence ATGCCAGCAAATATTATTACCACAGACGATCTTCGAGAATTTAAAATAGAATTGCTCGATGACATTAAAAACCTTCTTTCCAAACAAGCCACTGGAAAACTCAAAAAATATCTCAAATCTTCCGAAGTTATGGACTTGCTTCAAGTCAGTCCAGGAACATTACAGAATCTTCGCATCAACGGAACATTGCCATACACCAAAGTTGGGGGCATCATCTACTACGATGCCGAGGAAATTCAAAACGTGATGACATCAAATCGTGTACAGCATAAGCTAAATTCTTAA
- a CDS encoding nucleotidyltransferase — MTEEYKKEVIEILENLGKQLDISETQYNEAVKSYEAVGDWLSKEGSPLYPYNPRILPQGSFMLGTIIKPINDEDDIDIDLVCKLNGKPIYWTQKHLKDAVGNRLKDHSTYKEMIEDKDGGRRCWTLEYSDNANYHMDILPSISDKNFTVLLSESFNNSQHIDANKLAIRITDKEEYHYSTETDTEWWMKSNPFGYAKWFYQRAIYSSTKMFALSESVDPVKPYQKEKMPLQRVIQLLKRHRDIMFCSDELDSENRPISIIITTLAARAYDRSENIVDAYVNIVSTMRGFIETKLNRKTGRYERWVSNPVNDEENFADKWSDVPQKEEYFYKWLDKLEEDLETIKYSQGVGLQRLNESFSAQYGDKVVNKAFADYGENNRVLRESGLRKMAGRTGLLGSVGTSIPNHNFEGNL; from the coding sequence ATGACTGAAGAATACAAAAAAGAAGTGATTGAAATTTTGGAAAATCTGGGAAAGCAACTCGATATTTCTGAAACTCAATATAATGAAGCTGTAAAAAGTTACGAAGCAGTTGGTGATTGGCTGTCTAAAGAAGGCTCGCCACTTTATCCATATAACCCAAGGATACTTCCTCAAGGTTCCTTTATGCTGGGCACAATTATAAAGCCTATTAACGATGAAGATGATATTGATATAGACCTCGTTTGTAAACTGAATGGCAAACCAATTTATTGGACACAAAAACATTTAAAAGATGCTGTTGGAAATAGGCTCAAAGACCATTCTACCTATAAGGAAATGATTGAGGATAAAGATGGTGGTCGAAGATGTTGGACACTTGAATATTCAGACAATGCTAACTACCATATGGATATTTTGCCATCTATTTCAGATAAAAATTTTACGGTTCTTTTGAGCGAATCCTTTAACAATAGCCAACATATAGATGCTAATAAACTGGCGATTCGTATAACCGATAAGGAAGAGTACCACTATTCGACCGAAACGGACACAGAATGGTGGATGAAAAGTAATCCTTTCGGCTATGCCAAATGGTTTTATCAAAGAGCCATATACAGTTCAACAAAAATGTTCGCTCTGAGCGAATCTGTTGATCCTGTGAAGCCATACCAAAAAGAAAAGATGCCCTTGCAACGTGTAATTCAGTTATTAAAACGCCATAGGGATATTATGTTTTGTTCAGATGAACTTGATAGTGAAAACAGGCCCATTTCTATTATAATTACCACTTTAGCTGCCAGAGCTTATGACAGAAGCGAGAACATCGTTGATGCTTATGTTAATATTGTGAGCACAATGCGTGGCTTTATAGAAACGAAACTGAACCGGAAGACAGGCCGTTACGAAAGATGGGTAAGTAACCCTGTCAATGATGAGGAAAATTTTGCGGACAAGTGGAGCGATGTTCCCCAAAAAGAAGAATATTTCTATAAATGGTTGGATAAATTGGAGGAAGACCTCGAAACAATCAAGTACAGCCAAGGAGTCGGCCTACAACGGTTGAATGAATCCTTTTCAGCACAATACGGCGACAAGGTCGTAAATAAAGCTTTTGCCGACTATGGCGAAAATAATCGAGTTCTAAGGGAATCTGGTTTGAGAAAAATGGCAGGAAGAACAGGTCTTTTAGGGTCGGTTGGTACTTCAATACCAAACCATAATTTTGAAGGTAATTTATGA
- a CDS encoding ATPase, giving the protein MDNPSKITEGGVEYSLGKFDGKSVLYDFDKILIYLNAKGKMLFGKNFRIYDEDTAIIRNLCHYFIKDKENCEKNGIDIDKGILLSGPVGCGKTTLMKLLRHIVPMQRPYEMIPCRNVAFSFNHLGFKTIEEYGNSKFFCFDDLGVEPAGRFYGKDLNVMGEVLLSRYELYLQTKRKIKTHATTNLNAEELEERYGNRVRSRMRELFNLIAFDTKATDKRK; this is encoded by the coding sequence ATGGACAACCCCTCTAAAATCACCGAAGGTGGCGTGGAATATTCGCTTGGCAAGTTTGACGGCAAGAGTGTTCTCTACGATTTTGACAAAATCCTGATTTACCTGAATGCCAAGGGAAAAATGCTCTTTGGAAAAAATTTCCGAATCTACGATGAGGACACGGCTATCATACGTAACCTCTGCCATTATTTCATCAAGGACAAAGAGAACTGTGAAAAGAACGGAATTGATATCGACAAAGGTATTTTACTTTCTGGACCTGTAGGATGTGGAAAAACCACCTTGATGAAATTGCTGCGCCATATCGTTCCAATGCAACGACCTTATGAAATGATTCCTTGCCGGAATGTAGCGTTTAGTTTTAACCATCTCGGTTTTAAAACCATTGAAGAATATGGTAACTCCAAATTTTTCTGTTTTGATGATTTGGGCGTAGAGCCAGCTGGTCGGTTTTATGGAAAGGATTTAAACGTAATGGGCGAAGTGCTCTTATCTCGATACGAGCTTTACCTACAGACAAAGCGTAAAATAAAAACCCACGCAACCACCAACCTCAATGCCGAAGAATTGGAAGAACGCTACGGAAACCGTGTTCGTAGCAGAATGCGGGAACTTTTTAATTTGATTGCTTTTGATACAAAGGCTACGGATAAACGGAAGTAA
- a CDS encoding IS256 family transposase, translating into MNKDDLLNDDFLKQFKTGEELTSFLKSIQKRGIEKMLEGELDAHLDYSRHEQSPNPNSRNGYASKKVKTALGESIIQVPRDREASFNPMLVPKRTNMVDGIENVIISLYAKGMSNSDIEEQIREVYGFDVSTSTISRITDKVTNDIVAWQNRPLEPVYLITWMDGIVFKVRENSKVINKTMYIAVGLRRDGKKEVLGLWLGKNESAAFWMSVLTDMKARGVQDLLITATDNLNGFTDTIKNVFPESKTQICVVHQIRNACRYVVWKDKKEFTKDMKNIYDAPTKSAAKAALEDFAEKWEHKYSYAIKSWRDNWEELTAFYEFPVEIRKIIYTTNLIENLNGKIRKYTKNKLSFPTDEAVMKSTFLALREATKKWSMPIRNWGIILNQFLTIFEKRVQL; encoded by the coding sequence ATGAACAAAGACGATTTATTAAACGACGACTTTTTAAAACAGTTTAAAACAGGAGAAGAACTAACCTCTTTTCTAAAGTCCATTCAAAAACGAGGCATTGAAAAGATGCTGGAAGGCGAGCTGGATGCTCATTTAGATTACAGCAGACACGAACAATCGCCCAATCCGAACTCACGCAACGGTTATGCTTCCAAAAAGGTAAAAACCGCTTTAGGTGAAAGTATCATTCAAGTACCTAGGGACAGGGAAGCCTCCTTTAACCCCATGCTTGTCCCTAAGCGAACCAATATGGTCGATGGCATAGAAAACGTAATTATCAGTCTATACGCCAAAGGTATGAGTAATTCTGATATCGAAGAACAAATCCGAGAGGTCTACGGTTTTGATGTATCAACATCCACCATATCACGCATCACAGATAAAGTTACCAACGATATTGTGGCTTGGCAGAACCGCCCCCTAGAACCTGTATATTTAATAACCTGGATGGATGGCATCGTTTTCAAGGTACGAGAAAACTCCAAAGTCATCAACAAAACCATGTACATTGCCGTAGGGCTTCGTAGAGACGGCAAAAAGGAAGTCTTGGGGCTTTGGTTGGGCAAGAACGAATCGGCAGCCTTCTGGATGAGCGTCTTGACCGATATGAAAGCCAGAGGCGTTCAAGATTTGCTTATTACCGCCACCGATAACCTTAATGGCTTTACCGACACCATTAAAAACGTGTTCCCTGAATCCAAGACTCAAATATGTGTGGTACACCAAATTAGGAATGCTTGTCGCTATGTGGTCTGGAAGGATAAAAAGGAGTTTACAAAAGACATGAAAAACATCTACGATGCACCTACCAAAAGCGCCGCTAAGGCCGCCCTGGAGGACTTTGCTGAAAAATGGGAACACAAGTATTCTTATGCCATCAAAAGTTGGAGGGATAACTGGGAAGAGCTTACTGCTTTTTATGAGTTTCCGGTTGAAATCAGAAAAATCATTTACACTACAAACCTTATTGAAAATCTCAATGGAAAAATTAGGAAATACACCAAAAACAAGCTCTCATTCCCAACCGATGAAGCTGTAATGAAATCCACATTTTTAGCATTAAGGGAGGCTACCAAGAAATGGTCAATGCCTATTAGGAATTGGGGCATTATTTTAAACCAATTTTTAACTATATTTGAAAAAAGGGTTCAACTTTAA
- a CDS encoding ImmA/IrrE family metallo-endopeptidase — MIRNKTSIKELAESIALEYEEKITPLDKILDDEGLSVFYDSYGKNTFDGMTYYDNGKFYIHINTDLGNRPDSARGRFTLAHELGHYYIDSHRIGLKRGLLEPHPSRTNQKQFNQIEREADFFASCLLMPEERFSKDFYRKTFSIELVDYLKDEYKVSRTACAFRFADIGNHDIMIVYGENGEIRWKYCSEHFPYKYLLYENKVAPNTVMGEYFKNITDNLFKKEEIWAVDIFNYVKEDNIQRKFFEHCITFKGKALSIIWEE, encoded by the coding sequence GTGATTCGGAATAAAACAAGCATAAAGGAATTAGCCGAAAGCATTGCATTAGAATATGAAGAAAAGATTACGCCTCTTGACAAAATATTAGATGATGAAGGCCTATCGGTATTTTATGACAGCTACGGCAAGAACACCTTTGATGGAATGACTTACTATGATAATGGAAAGTTTTATATTCACATAAATACCGATTTGGGTAATAGGCCAGATTCTGCAAGAGGAAGGTTTACGTTGGCACACGAGCTGGGACACTACTATATAGATTCCCATAGGATTGGATTGAAAAGAGGATTGTTAGAACCACATCCGTCAAGAACTAATCAGAAGCAGTTTAACCAAATAGAAAGAGAAGCAGATTTTTTTGCATCCTGTTTGCTGATGCCAGAGGAAAGATTCTCAAAAGATTTTTATCGTAAAACCTTTAGTATTGAATTGGTAGATTATTTGAAGGACGAGTATAAAGTCAGCAGGACTGCCTGTGCATTCAGGTTTGCAGATATAGGAAATCACGATATTATGATTGTCTATGGCGAAAACGGAGAAATACGTTGGAAATATTGTAGTGAACATTTTCCCTATAAATACCTGTTATATGAAAACAAGGTGGCGCCAAATACAGTAATGGGCGAATACTTTAAGAACATTACTGATAACCTGTTCAAAAAAGAAGAGATTTGGGCAGTTGATATTTTCAACTACGTTAAGGAAGACAATATTCAAAGAAAGTTTTTTGAGCATTGCATTACTTTTAAGGGTAAAGCTCTTAGCATTATTTGGGAAGAATAG
- a CDS encoding N-acetylmuramoyl-L-alanine amidase → MKKVLKNVTFVILLLKMCIIFGQENATQKRIIIDVGHGGKDSGAIGVNGIQEKDVVLEIANAILKLNNNLAKPLDIYLTRYNDTLISLSDRPKLSNALKADLFVSLHCNHSDNPNARGVEVYVSNKQSKYQDDSVWFAFRMQDALNKKLGFESRGVKSADFQVVRETISDCPSVLLELGFLSNWDESFYLGKPETLRTMALIILMELNNYLNAGL, encoded by the coding sequence ATGAAAAAAGTGCTCAAAAACGTCACTTTTGTGATTTTGCTCTTAAAAATGTGTATCATTTTTGGGCAGGAAAATGCAACTCAAAAACGAATAATAATTGATGTTGGACACGGTGGAAAAGATTCTGGTGCGATAGGTGTAAATGGAATTCAAGAAAAGGATGTTGTATTGGAAATCGCAAATGCGATTTTGAAGCTAAATAACAATTTGGCTAAACCATTAGATATTTACTTAACAAGGTATAATGACACTTTGATTTCGTTATCCGATAGACCGAAGCTCTCCAATGCTCTTAAAGCAGATTTGTTTGTTTCATTACATTGTAATCATTCGGATAATCCGAATGCAAGAGGTGTGGAAGTGTATGTGAGCAATAAGCAATCAAAATATCAAGATGATTCCGTCTGGTTTGCTTTTCGAATGCAAGATGCGCTTAATAAGAAATTGGGTTTTGAGAGTAGGGGTGTGAAGTCTGCTGATTTTCAGGTGGTGCGGGAAACAATTAGCGATTGTCCTTCTGTGCTTTTGGAATTAGGTTTTTTGAGTAATTGGGATGAGAGCTTTTATCTAGGAAAACCTGAAACGCTCAGAACTATGGCATTGATTATTTTAATGGAATTGAATAACTATTTAAATGCTGGATTATGA
- a CDS encoding nucleotidyl transferase AbiEii/AbiGii toxin family protein has translation MIKETTYQPEWIYEVKKRLGKKYDPKLIEKVIYALLFLEQLKINELDFIFKGGTALLLATKEPKRFSIDIDIITEQRQSDIESVLEAISKETEAFTHWEDDNDRKHTPDAPVGHFKMFYKSNVDARVEPILLDVLYTPNPYPELTEIPIAHNWLQTQGKITTVKMPTFDAILGDKLTAFAPKTTGILYSKERPVEIIKQLFDVAFLMDNISDLATVRNSYTKVVAEEIAFRKLDITSKQVFEDTREACYVLSTRNTKSDEFKHLQTGISNFTNFTLVRFNIEEAITAASKVAYLSELIKAGIDSEIERFKNPLEVKDWLIKNPQFTKLNKLKKSNPEAFFYWYKAITLS, from the coding sequence ATGATTAAAGAAACAACATATCAACCAGAGTGGATTTACGAAGTCAAAAAAAGACTAGGTAAAAAGTATGACCCAAAACTTATTGAAAAGGTTATCTATGCCTTATTGTTTTTGGAACAACTTAAAATCAACGAGCTCGATTTTATTTTTAAAGGCGGAACTGCCCTATTGTTAGCCACCAAAGAACCTAAAAGGTTTTCAATCGACATCGATATTATTACCGAGCAAAGACAAAGCGACATAGAATCTGTTCTTGAAGCTATAAGTAAGGAAACTGAAGCGTTTACACATTGGGAAGATGACAATGACAGAAAGCACACGCCTGATGCACCAGTTGGTCATTTCAAGATGTTCTACAAAAGCAATGTAGATGCTCGGGTTGAGCCAATTTTACTGGATGTGCTATACACGCCAAATCCTTATCCCGAACTTACAGAAATTCCGATTGCTCACAACTGGCTTCAAACACAAGGGAAAATCACAACAGTAAAAATGCCAACTTTTGATGCCATTTTAGGCGATAAACTGACTGCGTTTGCACCAAAAACCACAGGGATTTTATACAGCAAAGAAAGACCAGTTGAAATTATCAAACAGTTATTCGACGTAGCGTTTTTAATGGATAATATTTCGGATTTGGCAACAGTCCGTAACAGTTACACAAAAGTAGTTGCAGAGGAAATAGCGTTTAGAAAATTAGACATAACCTCAAAACAGGTTTTCGAAGACACCCGAGAAGCGTGTTATGTTCTTTCTACCCGTAACACTAAATCTGATGAGTTTAAACATCTACAAACTGGAATAAGCAATTTTACCAATTTTACATTGGTAAGATTCAATATTGAAGAAGCCATTACAGCTGCTTCAAAAGTTGCATACCTATCTGAACTGATTAAGGCTGGTATTGATAGCGAAATCGAAAGGTTTAAAAATCCGCTTGAGGTTAAAGATTGGTTGATTAAGAACCCTCAATTCACCAAGCTAAATAAATTGAAAAAGAGCAATCCGGAAGCTTTCTTTTATTGGTATAAGGCAATAACTTTAAGTTAA
- a CDS encoding sigma-70 family RNA polymerase sigma factor: MNTSTNQDIDFEKLPSVDLLDYISFKDEFPKEAEASFVQFCYRFEKDLKRKSEIYCNKYGYNEVVALEIAHCTFARVWKYPTFDKDKSKAKDLDKGILIWMYRILYTQIIKYGEKNTCAEPTEEEDLSLVTNAEELLAKFDVPDDAEAKRVVVAKLKTIERALTRLSEKHRIIYFTYRAYRKEGKKVPRTITKLLRDKLSLTQKSVNTYYGDADRHVTNYLDIMNNGEA; the protein is encoded by the coding sequence ATGAATACAAGTACTAATCAGGACATAGATTTTGAAAAACTACCTAGCGTTGACCTGCTGGATTACATTTCTTTTAAGGATGAATTTCCAAAAGAGGCAGAAGCCTCTTTTGTACAATTCTGTTATAGATTTGAGAAAGATTTGAAACGTAAGTCCGAGATTTACTGCAATAAGTATGGATATAACGAGGTGGTGGCTTTGGAAATAGCGCATTGTACTTTTGCCAGAGTTTGGAAATACCCAACTTTTGACAAAGACAAGTCCAAAGCGAAAGATTTGGATAAGGGCATACTTATTTGGATGTATCGAATTTTATACACCCAAATAATTAAATATGGCGAAAAGAACACTTGTGCAGAGCCTACTGAAGAAGAAGATTTAAGCCTAGTTACAAATGCAGAAGAGTTGTTGGCAAAGTTTGACGTACCAGACGATGCTGAGGCAAAAAGGGTAGTTGTGGCGAAACTTAAAACCATTGAAAGAGCTCTTACACGATTATCTGAAAAGCATCGAATCATTTATTTTACTTATAGAGCTTATCGAAAGGAAGGTAAAAAAGTACCAAGAACAATTACAAAACTGCTTAGGGATAAACTCTCTTTAACCCAAAAATCCGTGAACACCTATTACGGCGATGCGGATAGACACGTTACTAACTATTTAGACATTATGAATAATGGCGAAGCCTAA
- a CDS encoding RteC domain-containing protein has product MHKLIHKILDNYKEEIKAVEESNLNDFNNVEQGISISRQYLQKLRICVRENEFQDKQNEIIFFKKHKPYVYSRLKFYAKLYNFLINRPAGTIKSQQEFIDLEINKLQESNRRNIDFIKYYREDSELLDEFYFLRGNDKISLVSNTSHFYTDAEFSTSHDNAIAKIMAYDLLISHYVEELSYLRDLSNGVPNKLNTLSNGERLGWTASKTDLIELIYALQASGAIKSGTAGIKEMASACEDIFELKLGNVYRTFLEIRERKIDQTKFIDRLKATLLRRMEETDG; this is encoded by the coding sequence TTGCATAAGCTGATTCATAAAATATTAGATAATTACAAAGAGGAAATAAAAGCAGTTGAGGAATCTAATCTCAACGATTTCAATAATGTTGAACAAGGTATTTCCATTTCAAGACAATACTTACAGAAACTGCGAATCTGTGTAAGGGAAAATGAATTTCAAGACAAACAAAATGAAATCATATTCTTTAAAAAGCACAAACCTTATGTTTATAGCAGATTGAAGTTTTACGCCAAACTCTACAATTTTTTAATAAACAGACCTGCCGGCACCATAAAATCTCAACAGGAATTTATCGATTTAGAAATAAATAAACTACAAGAAAGCAATCGGCGAAATATAGATTTTATAAAATATTACAGGGAGGATTCTGAACTTTTGGATGAATTCTATTTTCTACGAGGAAACGATAAAATCAGTCTGGTGTCAAACACATCTCATTTTTATACCGATGCAGAATTTTCCACAAGCCACGATAATGCAATTGCCAAAATTATGGCCTACGATTTATTAATCAGTCATTACGTAGAAGAGTTAAGTTATTTAAGGGATCTGTCAAACGGTGTACCGAATAAGCTGAATACTTTATCAAATGGCGAGCGACTTGGATGGACAGCCTCAAAAACAGACCTAATTGAATTGATTTATGCCTTACAGGCTTCAGGAGCGATAAAAAGTGGTACGGCTGGGATTAAAGAAATGGCTTCGGCTTGTGAAGACATCTTTGAACTAAAACTTGGAAATGTATATAGAACTTTTCTCGAAATTAGAGAACGGAAAATTGACCAAACCAAGTTTATCGATAGACTGAAAGCAACACTTTTAAGGAGAATGGAGGAAACGGATGGATAA
- a CDS encoding DUF6577 family protein, which produces MIQRLRINGSNCYSLLNFGKKCVFCQSLTQNIIVLEQTIKDKISTYFVDQQAISKTSLVELIQKDFPTLKESSITVYLSKLKKEGVLKNPSRGMYALNGKDRFIPVIDTKLKRLYNKIKKDYPFIEFCVWNTLWLNEFMRHQPFKFYTIIELEKDVAQSVFYKLKDQGKNVFIEPDAETFELYIHNSDDVIILKQLVSEAPLTEIENIVIPSLEKLLVDMLIDTNLFGAQQSELEFIYRSAFEKFEISKSKMKRYAHRRNRETEVEHLSNLTLSNN; this is translated from the coding sequence TTGATACAAAGGCTACGGATAAACGGAAGTAATTGCTATTCACTATTAAACTTTGGCAAAAAATGTGTATTTTGCCAAAGTTTAACTCAAAATATCATTGTTCTGGAACAAACTATTAAAGATAAAATATCAACATACTTTGTTGACCAGCAAGCTATTTCAAAAACCAGTCTGGTAGAGCTTATTCAGAAAGATTTTCCAACCTTAAAGGAAAGTTCTATCACTGTGTATTTGTCTAAACTTAAAAAAGAAGGTGTGTTAAAAAACCCATCCAGAGGTATGTACGCTTTAAATGGTAAGGATAGATTTATTCCAGTTATTGACACCAAATTAAAACGACTGTACAATAAAATAAAAAAAGACTATCCATTCATTGAATTCTGTGTATGGAACACTTTATGGTTAAACGAATTTATGCGCCACCAACCATTTAAGTTTTACACCATAATTGAATTGGAAAAAGATGTGGCACAGTCCGTGTTTTACAAGTTGAAAGACCAGGGTAAAAACGTTTTTATAGAACCAGATGCTGAAACATTTGAACTGTACATTCATAATAGTGATGACGTAATAATCCTTAAACAATTGGTATCCGAAGCACCTTTAACCGAAATCGAAAATATCGTTATCCCATCCCTTGAAAAATTGTTGGTCGATATGCTTATAGACACTAATTTATTTGGTGCACAACAAAGTGAATTGGAATTTATTTACCGATCGGCATTCGAAAAGTTTGAGATAAGCAAAAGTAAAATGAAACGCTATGCTCACAGGCGCAATAGAGAGACGGAAGTTGAACACTTAAGCAATTTAACTTTGTCAAACAATTGA